Proteins encoded in a region of the Zea mays cultivar B73 chromosome 4, Zm-B73-REFERENCE-NAM-5.0, whole genome shotgun sequence genome:
- the LOC100304272 gene encoding vesicle-associated protein 2-1 isoform X1 — translation MSLEPRKARQTAKPLSFLLGLWLPPLPTSPPNRCLFVSFFFYFASSQFLEGKAAAMGGSGTLISVYPDELTFLFELEKPCYCNLKVVNNSEHHVAFKVKTTSPRKYFVRPNASIVQPWDSCTITITLQAQKEYPPDMQCKDKFLIQSTKVAASTDMDEIPPDTFNKETDKVIEEMKLRVVYTLPSGGGSDDSSVSSLGSRSFKAASDDLMMLKNASIEEIQTIQRVKEERDNMLQQNQQMQRELDVLRRRRSRKGDAGFSLTFAAFAGLIGVLVGLLMSLIFSSPPVDA, via the exons ATGTCGCTGGAGCCAAGAAAAGCAAGGCAAACTGCAAAGCCACTCTCTTTCCTCCTCGGCCTCTGGCTTCCTCCCCTCCCGACTTCTCCTCCAAATCGCTGCCTTTTTGTtagtttttttttctattttgctTCCTCTCAGTTCTTGGAAGGAAAG GCGGCTGCAATGGGAGGTAGCGGAACGCTGATCTCGGTGTACCCCGATGAGCTCACCTTCCTGT TTGAGCTGGAGAAGCCGTGCTATTGCAATCTCAAGGTGGTGAACAACAGCGAGCACCACGTCGCATTCAAG GTCAAAACGACATCACCGAGGAAGTATTTTGTCCGGCCGAACGCGAGCATCGTCCAGCCATGGGATTCTTGCACAATAACGA TTACGCTGCAGGCACAGAAAGAGTACCCACCAGATATGCAATGCAAGGACAAGTTCTTGATTCAGAGCACCAAGGTGGCTGCCAGCACCGACATGGATGAGATCCCCCCTGATACG TTCAACAAGGAAACCGACAAGGTAATCGAGGAAATGAAGCTCAGGGTTGTTTACACGTTACCTAGTGGTGGAGGTTCAGATGACTCTAGCGTATCGTCTTTAGGAAGCCGGAGCTTCAAAGCAGCGTCTGACGATCTGATG ATGCTGAAGAATGCAAGCATCGAAGAG ATCCAGACAATTCAGCGGGTGAAGGAAGAAAGAGATAACATGCTTCAGCAAAACCAGCAAATGCAACGTGAATTG GATGTGCTTCGGAGGCGTAGGAGCCGCAAAGGTGACGCAGGTTTCTCCTTGACGTTTGCTGCGTTTGCTGGGCTAATAGGTGTCCTGGTGGGGCTCCTGATGAGCCTCATCTTCTCTTCGCCGCCGGTTGATGCATAA